A stretch of the Arthrobacter sp. PAMC 25486 genome encodes the following:
- the dapA gene encoding 4-hydroxy-tetrahydrodipicolinate synthase: MSAIEISPRPFGTLVPAMVTPFTASGEVDYKAAGELANKLVDDGCDGILVTGTTGETSTLTDEENLGMFQAVIDAVGGRACVIAGTGTNDTRHSISLSQRAAKLAIDGLLIVTPYYNKPSQAGIQAHFEAIAGATELPVMIYDIPGRAGVPITTETIIKLADHPRITALKDAKADFSETTRVLANTDLDVYSGDDGLTLPLMAAGAVGLVSVSAHVAAKQFRALIDAAAAGDFTTARRIHFELDPVIRATMGHVQGAVAVKQILKWQGILSNSVVRLPLVEPGEAEIALIKADLAEAGMEV, from the coding sequence ATGTCTGCCATTGAAATCTCCCCCCGCCCCTTCGGAACCTTGGTGCCCGCTATGGTCACCCCCTTCACCGCCAGCGGTGAAGTGGACTACAAGGCTGCCGGGGAACTGGCCAACAAGCTGGTCGACGACGGTTGCGACGGCATCCTTGTCACCGGCACCACGGGCGAAACCTCCACCCTGACGGACGAGGAGAACCTGGGCATGTTCCAGGCTGTCATCGATGCTGTGGGCGGCCGCGCCTGCGTGATCGCCGGCACCGGAACCAATGACACCCGCCACTCCATCAGCCTGTCCCAGCGTGCGGCGAAGCTGGCCATCGACGGCCTGCTCATCGTCACCCCGTATTACAACAAGCCCAGCCAGGCCGGCATCCAGGCCCACTTTGAGGCCATCGCCGGCGCCACCGAGCTGCCCGTGATGATCTATGACATTCCCGGCCGTGCCGGTGTCCCCATCACCACCGAAACCATCATCAAGCTGGCGGACCACCCGCGCATCACCGCGCTGAAGGACGCCAAGGCCGATTTCAGCGAAACCACCCGTGTCCTGGCCAACACCGACCTCGATGTTTACTCGGGCGACGACGGATTGACGCTGCCGCTGATGGCCGCGGGCGCCGTCGGACTGGTCAGTGTGAGCGCCCATGTGGCGGCAAAACAGTTCCGCGCGCTCATTGACGCCGCCGCAGCGGGGGACTTCACCACGGCCCGCCGCATCCACTTTGAGCTGGACCCTGTCATCCGGGCCACCATGGGACACGTGCAGGGCGCCGTGGCCGTCAAACAAATTCTCAAGTGGCAGGGAATCCTGTCCAACTCGGTTGTCCGGCTGCCTCTCGTGGAGCCCGGCGAGGCCGAGATCGCGCTGATCAAAGCTGACCTTGCGGAAGCTGGAATGGAAGTGTAA
- a CDS encoding ribonuclease J, with protein MTQMTEPGLRTPPPLAKGTLRIVPLGGIGEIGRNMTVFEMDGKLLIVDCGVLFPEEDQPGVDVILPDFSYIKDRLDDVVGVVLTHGHEDHIGAVPYLLRLRNDIPLIGSQLTLALIEAKLMEHRIKPYTLTVKEEQVEALGPFQCEFIAVNHSIPDALAVFIRTAGGSVLHTGDFKMDQLPLDGRITDLRHFARLGEEGVDLFLVDSTNADVPGFTTSEAEIGPTLEALFGKADKRIIVASFSSHVHRVQQVLNAAVAHDRKVAFVGRSMVRNMGIAEKLGYLHVPADVLVDLRNVENLPDDKIVLMSTGSQGEPMAALSRMANGDHKITVGTGDTVILASSLIPGNENAVFRIINGLLKLGADVIHKGTAKVHVSGHAAAGELLYCYNILTPKNVMPVHGETRHLIANANIAISSGVPAENVLLTDDGSVIDLVDGVASIVGQVECGFVYVDGHSVGEITDADLKDRRVLGDEGFISIITVVNRATGKIVSGPDIHARGVAEDDSVFDEIKPKIAAALEEAVMASTDHTVHQLQQVVRRVIGTWVNRKLRRRPMIIPVVLEA; from the coding sequence ATGACCCAAATGACTGAACCAGGGCTAAGGACCCCGCCGCCGCTCGCCAAGGGCACCCTGCGGATCGTCCCCCTGGGTGGCATTGGTGAAATTGGCCGCAACATGACCGTCTTTGAAATGGACGGCAAGCTGCTCATCGTTGACTGTGGTGTCCTGTTCCCCGAGGAAGACCAGCCCGGCGTGGACGTGATTCTGCCCGACTTCTCCTACATCAAAGACCGTCTCGACGACGTAGTGGGTGTCGTACTCACGCACGGCCACGAGGACCATATCGGCGCCGTGCCGTACCTGCTGCGCCTGCGCAACGACATCCCCCTGATCGGGTCCCAGCTGACGCTTGCCTTGATTGAGGCGAAGCTGATGGAGCACCGCATCAAGCCCTACACGCTCACGGTCAAGGAAGAGCAAGTTGAGGCGCTGGGCCCGTTCCAGTGCGAATTCATTGCCGTCAACCACTCGATCCCCGATGCGCTGGCCGTGTTCATCCGCACCGCTGGCGGCTCCGTGCTGCACACCGGCGACTTCAAAATGGACCAGCTCCCGCTGGACGGGCGCATCACCGACCTGCGCCACTTTGCCCGCCTGGGCGAGGAAGGCGTTGACCTGTTCCTGGTCGACTCCACCAATGCAGACGTCCCCGGCTTCACCACGAGCGAGGCCGAGATCGGGCCCACCCTTGAAGCGTTGTTTGGCAAGGCTGACAAGCGCATCATCGTGGCCAGCTTCTCCTCGCACGTGCACCGTGTCCAGCAGGTGCTCAATGCCGCCGTCGCGCATGACCGCAAGGTCGCCTTTGTGGGCCGCTCCATGGTCCGCAACATGGGTATTGCCGAGAAGCTGGGCTACCTCCATGTGCCCGCCGACGTGCTCGTTGACCTGAGAAACGTTGAGAACCTGCCGGATGACAAGATTGTCCTCATGTCCACCGGGTCCCAGGGCGAGCCCATGGCCGCGCTGTCCCGCATGGCCAACGGCGACCACAAGATCACCGTGGGCACGGGCGACACCGTCATCCTGGCCTCCTCCCTGATCCCCGGCAACGAAAACGCCGTTTTCCGGATCATCAACGGACTGCTGAAGCTCGGCGCCGACGTCATCCACAAGGGCACCGCCAAGGTGCACGTCTCGGGCCATGCCGCCGCCGGCGAGCTGCTGTACTGCTACAACATCCTGACGCCAAAGAACGTCATGCCCGTCCACGGCGAGACCCGCCACCTGATCGCCAACGCGAACATTGCCATCTCCTCCGGCGTGCCGGCGGAAAACGTGCTGCTCACCGACGACGGCTCCGTCATCGACTTGGTGGACGGCGTGGCGTCCATTGTTGGCCAGGTTGAATGTGGCTTCGTTTATGTGGACGGACACAGCGTTGGCGAGATCACCGACGCCGACCTGAAGGACCGCCGTGTCCTGGGCGACGAGGGTTTCATCTCCATCATCACGGTGGTGAACCGGGCCACCGGCAAGATCGTTTCCGGCCCCGACATCCACGCCCGCGGTGTTGCCGAGGATGATTCCGTCTTTGATGAGATCAAGCCCAAGATCGCCGCAGCCCTTGAGGAAGCCGTCATGGCCAGCACCGACCACACCGTGCATCAGCTCCAGCAGGTGGTGCGCCGTGTGATCGGCACCTGGGTCAACCGCAAGCTGCGCCGCCGCCCCATGATCATCCCGGTGGTCCTGGAAGCGTAG
- a CDS encoding DNA translocase FtsK, giving the protein MATRSSPARSSAGQKGGASSRTPKTTKTPAPRSKSSATPPEAHLVWPLRLVVGLWQGLGHLIGGAIRRMGTDKSDMPHEERRDGAGLLFIILAVGIATFEWWGLGGPVATVVQSVFQGTFGWFAAMLPPMFLIFSVLVFRQPSNMSTNNRVALGFSIATLAGCAIAHVAGGNPNIADGFDGISAAGGMVGVVAGGSVASLSPLFAIILYSIVAFASLLVLSNTPVRHIPGRLRGIYELLMGTEPAQGNTADGHDQSYLYDHEDAPKKPRSLRARAKAAREADAEDAGLAITEAFATPLIGEDDGGTQDPASNSPSVRPGVRRPTRDELAADKIKARQGLPTASDVYDLQAPDGEPVTEAIGVVAAAHPSSVFTADSAATQALPAPPAMPPTPIPARSEQLQLSGDVTYTLPDSEFLPAGPPGKDATEANDSVVAALTDTMQQFNVDAQVTGFSRGPTVTRYEIELSPGTKVERVTALSKNISYAVASSDVRILSPIPGKSAIGIEIPNADKEIVVLGDVLRSANARRTEHPMVMGVGKDVEGGFVVANLAKMPHLLVAGATGAGKSSFVNSMIVSILMRATPDEVRMVMVDPKRVELTAYEGVPHLITPIITNPKKAAEALQWVVREMDTRYDDLANFGFKHIDEFNKAVKAGSVHPPAGSKRIMRPYPYLLVIVDELADLMMVAPRDVEDSIVRITQLARAAGIHLVLATQRPSVDVVTGLIKANVPSRMAFATSSVTDSRVVLDQPGAEKLLGQGDALFLPMGKSKPVRVQGAWVTEAEIKAVVDHVKGQLKATYRDDVAVEAPKKVIEDDIGDDMDLLLQATELVVTTQFGSTSMLQRKLRVGFAKAGRLMDLLESRGVVGPSEGSKARDVMVKPDDLAETLAAIRGDGPVGGGSGVEPSSVTPAPAVDPMTAALAENANANHGWGGDLVADDLANRPQAVEYNDGDDDDEGGEDAWSLTGR; this is encoded by the coding sequence ATGGCGACTCGTTCTTCCCCCGCCCGTTCCTCCGCCGGTCAAAAGGGTGGCGCTTCGTCGCGCACCCCCAAGACCACGAAGACACCGGCGCCCCGCAGCAAATCTTCCGCAACCCCACCGGAGGCCCACTTGGTGTGGCCGCTGCGCCTGGTCGTCGGATTATGGCAGGGTTTGGGCCACCTGATTGGTGGCGCCATCCGCCGCATGGGCACCGACAAATCGGACATGCCGCACGAGGAACGCCGCGACGGCGCGGGACTGCTGTTCATCATCCTGGCCGTCGGCATCGCCACCTTTGAATGGTGGGGCCTGGGCGGGCCCGTCGCCACTGTCGTCCAATCCGTTTTCCAGGGCACCTTCGGCTGGTTTGCCGCCATGCTCCCGCCGATGTTCCTGATTTTCTCCGTCCTCGTGTTCAGGCAGCCAAGCAACATGTCCACGAACAACCGCGTGGCCCTGGGCTTCTCCATCGCGACCCTCGCCGGCTGCGCCATCGCCCATGTGGCAGGCGGCAACCCCAACATCGCCGACGGCTTCGACGGCATCAGCGCCGCGGGCGGCATGGTGGGGGTGGTGGCAGGCGGCAGCGTCGCCAGCCTGAGCCCGCTCTTCGCCATCATCTTGTACTCAATAGTCGCCTTCGCCAGTCTGCTGGTCCTGAGCAACACCCCCGTGCGCCACATCCCCGGACGCCTGCGCGGCATTTACGAGCTGCTCATGGGCACCGAGCCCGCCCAGGGGAACACCGCCGACGGCCACGACCAGAGCTACCTCTACGACCATGAGGACGCGCCCAAGAAGCCGCGCAGCCTGCGTGCCCGGGCGAAAGCGGCCCGCGAGGCGGACGCTGAGGATGCGGGGCTGGCCATCACCGAAGCCTTCGCCACCCCCCTCATTGGCGAGGACGACGGCGGCACCCAGGATCCGGCGTCGAACTCGCCTTCCGTGCGGCCCGGAGTGCGCCGGCCCACCCGCGACGAGTTGGCCGCGGACAAGATCAAGGCCCGGCAGGGACTGCCCACCGCCAGCGACGTTTACGATCTCCAGGCGCCCGACGGCGAACCCGTCACCGAGGCGATCGGCGTGGTCGCCGCCGCGCACCCCTCCAGCGTGTTCACTGCGGACTCCGCCGCAACCCAGGCACTCCCGGCCCCGCCGGCCATGCCGCCCACACCCATCCCGGCCCGCTCGGAACAACTCCAGCTCTCCGGCGATGTCACCTACACGCTGCCCGATTCCGAGTTCCTGCCGGCAGGACCTCCCGGCAAGGACGCGACGGAAGCCAATGACTCGGTGGTTGCGGCCCTCACCGACACCATGCAGCAGTTCAACGTCGACGCCCAGGTGACAGGATTCAGCCGCGGCCCCACCGTGACACGCTACGAAATTGAACTGTCCCCGGGCACCAAGGTGGAGCGCGTCACCGCGCTGAGCAAGAACATCTCCTACGCCGTGGCCTCCTCGGATGTGCGCATCCTGAGCCCCATCCCCGGCAAGAGCGCCATTGGCATCGAGATCCCCAATGCCGACAAGGAAATCGTGGTGCTCGGCGACGTGCTGCGCTCCGCCAACGCCCGCCGCACCGAACACCCCATGGTCATGGGCGTGGGCAAAGACGTTGAGGGCGGGTTCGTCGTCGCCAACCTGGCAAAGATGCCCCACCTGCTTGTGGCCGGTGCCACCGGTGCCGGCAAGTCGTCCTTCGTGAACTCCATGATCGTCTCGATCCTCATGCGTGCCACACCGGATGAGGTGCGCATGGTCATGGTTGACCCGAAGCGGGTGGAATTGACCGCCTACGAGGGCGTGCCGCACCTGATCACCCCCATCATCACCAACCCGAAGAAGGCCGCCGAGGCACTGCAATGGGTGGTGCGGGAAATGGACACCCGCTACGACGACCTCGCCAACTTTGGCTTCAAGCACATCGACGAGTTCAACAAGGCCGTCAAGGCCGGCAGCGTGCACCCGCCGGCCGGCTCCAAGCGCATCATGCGGCCGTACCCGTACCTTCTGGTGATTGTGGACGAACTCGCCGACCTCATGATGGTGGCCCCGCGCGACGTGGAAGATTCCATCGTGCGCATCACCCAGCTGGCCCGCGCCGCCGGCATCCACCTGGTCCTGGCCACCCAGCGTCCGTCCGTGGACGTGGTCACGGGCCTGATCAAGGCCAACGTGCCCTCCCGCATGGCCTTCGCCACCTCCTCCGTGACCGACTCCCGCGTGGTACTCGACCAGCCCGGCGCCGAGAAGCTCCTGGGCCAGGGTGACGCCTTGTTCCTGCCCATGGGCAAGTCCAAGCCGGTCCGTGTCCAGGGCGCCTGGGTAACGGAGGCTGAAATCAAGGCCGTCGTCGACCATGTCAAGGGACAGCTCAAGGCCACCTACCGAGACGACGTTGCCGTCGAGGCGCCCAAGAAGGTCATCGAGGACGACATCGGAGACGACATGGACCTGCTGCTGCAGGCCACCGAGCTCGTCGTGACCACACAGTTCGGTTCCACCTCCATGCTCCAGCGCAAGCTGCGCGTGGGCTTCGCCAAGGCGGGCCGGCTCATGGACCTGCTGGAATCCCGCGGCGTCGTGGGACCCTCTGAAGGATCCAAGGCCCGCGACGTCATGGTCAAGCCTGACGACCTCGCCGAAACCCTCGCCGCCATCCGCGGTGACGGACCTGTGGGTGGGGGATCCGGCGTCGAACCTTCATCCGTTACACCGGCACCTGCCGTTGACCCCATGACAGCGGCGCTGGCCGAGAACGCCAACGCCAACCACGGTTGGGGCGGGGACCTGGTGGCCGATGACCTGGCCAACCGTCCGCAGGCAGTGGAGTACAACGACGGCGACGACGACGATGAGGGTGGCGAGGACGCATGGTCGTTGACGGGACGATAG